The Bradysia coprophila strain Holo2 unplaced genomic scaffold, BU_Bcop_v1 contig_151, whole genome shotgun sequence genome contains a region encoding:
- the LOC119074703 gene encoding general odorant-binding protein 72-like encodes MKKYFHPFTTVTFLIISSNVAVIESGMTVQQMEYAGKAIRDTCKPQFNVSDEIINGMKIGQFPENDDLKCFVNCVMELMLIMRNGAPNFTAAAKHIHLLPEDLREPYTNGMNACKNAADGVQGKCQIAYTLIKCTHKNNPVFMWP; translated from the exons atgaagaaatattttcacccattcacaactgtaacatttttgattatttcatCGAATGTAGCAGTTATCGAAAGT GGTATGACAGTACAACAAATGGAATACGCTGGCAAAGCTATAAGAGATACATGTAAACCACAATTTAATGTCAGTGACG AAATCATCAACGGGATGAAAATTGGCcaatttccagaaaatgaCGATTTAAAG tgcttTGTGAACTGTGTGATGGAACTGATGCTCATCATGCGTAATGGTGCTCCGAACTTTACCGCTGCAGCAAAACATATTCATCTTTTACCGGAAGATTTACGTGAACCATATACGAATGGAATGAATGCTTGTAAGAACGCAG CTGATGGCGTTCAAGGCAAATGTCAAATTGCTTACACATTGATAAAATGTACCCACAAGAATAATCCTGTGTTTATGTGGCCTTAA